From the genome of Anopheles moucheti chromosome 3, idAnoMoucSN_F20_07, whole genome shotgun sequence, one region includes:
- the LOC128303471 gene encoding proliferating cell nuclear antigen gives MFEARLNASNVLKKVLDAIKDLLNEATFDCSDSGIQLQAMDNSHVSLVSLSLRSDGFDKYRCDRNLSMGMNLANMAKIMKCANNDDTLTMKAQDNADTVTFMFESQNQEKVSDYEMKLMNLDQEHLGIPETDYACVVRMPAMEFARICRDLSQFGESVVISCTKEGVKFSASGDAGSANIKLAQTSTVDKEEESVIIEMQEPVTLTFACRYLNSFTKATPLCNQVQLSMSADVPLVVEYRIPDLGHIRYYLAPKIEDDEN, from the exons ATGTTTGAAGCACGACTAAATGCCAGCAACGTCCTGAAGAAGGTCCTGGACGCTATCAAGGATCTTCTGAACGAAGCCACATTCGATTGCAGTGATTCCGGCATTCAGTTGCAAGCGATGGATAACTCCCACGTTTCTCTCGTGTCGCTATCGCTACGCTCCGACGGATTCGACAAATACCGGTGTGACCGGAACTTGTCGATGGGAATGAACTTGGCTAACATGGCCAAGATCATGAAGTGTGCAAACAATGATGACACACTCACTATGAAAGCGCAGGATAATGCTGACACTGTTACTTTCATGTTCGAATCACAGAACCAAGAAAAAGTGTCTGATTATGAAATGAAACTTATGAACCTAGACCAAGAGCATTTGGGCATTCCGGAAACGGATTATGCTTGCGTCGTGCGAATGCCAGCCATGGAGTTTGCACGCATCTGTCGTGATTTGTCCCAGTTTGGTGAGTCCGTCGTCATTTCGTGCACCAAAGAAG GTGTGAAATTCTCAGCTTCTGGCGATGCTGGATCGGCCAACATCAAGCTAGCACAAACTTCTACCGTAGATAAGGAGGAAGAATCGGTCATTATTGAAATGCAAGAACCAGTTACACTTACCTTTGCTTGCCGCTATCTGAATTCTTTTACCAAGGCAACGCCGCTGTGCAACCAAGTGCAGCTATCGATGTCGGCTGATGTGCCGC